One Rhodococcus sp. P1Y DNA window includes the following coding sequences:
- a CDS encoding helix-turn-helix transcriptional regulator — translation MHQHDSVRAHIVEAERLRLRDISPRLKAVVTAVDAMTAPDSEASVLYVEAMDSPGLAEFPFDRSKIRLSYGMWLRRRRHTAEAREMLTLAAEGFEHLGALPWASRARTELRAAGGGLQRSDALTTQEHKIAELAAAGLSNKEIATELFLSPRTVGAHLYRIFPKLGVKSRAGLGQALRDVPER, via the coding sequence GTGCATCAACATGATTCGGTACGGGCCCACATCGTCGAGGCCGAGCGGTTGAGGCTCCGTGACATTTCTCCTCGGCTCAAGGCGGTGGTGACCGCTGTCGATGCGATGACAGCCCCCGACTCCGAGGCAAGCGTGTTGTACGTCGAGGCCATGGATAGTCCAGGTTTGGCCGAGTTCCCGTTCGACCGCAGCAAGATTCGACTGTCGTACGGCATGTGGTTGCGGCGTCGACGGCACACCGCGGAGGCTCGGGAGATGCTGACCCTCGCAGCCGAAGGGTTCGAGCACCTCGGCGCACTGCCGTGGGCCAGCCGCGCGAGGACAGAGTTGCGTGCTGCCGGTGGAGGACTGCAACGGTCGGATGCCCTCACTACTCAAGAACACAAGATTGCCGAACTCGCCGCTGCGGGCCTGTCCAACAAGGAGATTGCAACCGAGCTCTTCCTGTCACCTCGGACAGTGGGGGCTCATTTGTATCGGATATTCCCCAAATTGGGTGTGAAGTCTCGCGCGGGCCTCGGTCAAGCGTTGCGAGACGTGCCTGAGCGGTAG
- a CDS encoding WXG100 family type VII secretion target produces MGESVVMVVPDHVLEAGRFVREVSSELMSGLDSVAHDVNQLLETWNGRAADAYEAGWSDVQVGACEILDALAGMSELLGATTENYQRAELNNAEHTSVLNGLL; encoded by the coding sequence GTGGGGGAATCTGTTGTCATGGTCGTACCCGACCACGTTCTCGAGGCCGGTCGATTCGTTCGCGAGGTCTCGAGCGAACTGATGTCTGGACTCGACTCCGTCGCTCACGACGTCAATCAGCTGCTAGAGACGTGGAACGGACGGGCCGCAGATGCATACGAGGCCGGCTGGTCGGATGTCCAGGTAGGTGCCTGTGAGATTCTCGACGCCCTCGCCGGCATGTCGGAGTTGTTGGGTGCGACCACTGAGAATTATCAACGAGCCGAATTGAACAACGCCGAGCACACGTCGGTTTTGAATGGACTTCTTTGA
- a CDS encoding WXG100 family type VII secretion target, with product MEDKLGALDHRVASLRDSWTGDAAEAHRTAHTEWAAGAHQMREGVDSMRRVARTARDSYQSAVAANLRMFRA from the coding sequence CTGGAGGACAAGCTCGGCGCACTTGATCACCGAGTCGCTTCCTTACGCGATAGCTGGACGGGTGACGCGGCGGAAGCGCACCGTACCGCCCATACCGAATGGGCCGCCGGTGCGCACCAGATGCGCGAGGGCGTCGATTCAATGCGAAGAGTTGCCCGGACAGCTCGCGATAGCTATCAATCAGCCGTCGCCGCGAATCTGCGAATGTTCAGGGCGTAG
- a CDS encoding DUF6188 family protein — translation MQLGLDGQRLARVLVDFDLYLEFESGDTIALSDFSINGPRDSATGALNVGFGNIAQGLAALLQLIGTTCAAAETNDSGDLTVIFVDGTKISAPHSDGEAWEFSGSDGRHIISGPEGDLSTWAMK, via the coding sequence ATGCAACTTGGACTGGATGGACAACGGCTAGCCAGAGTGCTCGTCGACTTCGACCTCTATCTCGAGTTCGAAAGCGGGGACACCATCGCACTCAGCGACTTTTCGATCAACGGACCGCGAGACTCGGCCACTGGTGCGTTGAACGTCGGATTCGGAAACATCGCGCAGGGTCTCGCTGCCTTGTTGCAACTGATCGGTACAACGTGCGCAGCGGCGGAGACCAACGATTCCGGTGACCTCACCGTCATATTCGTCGATGGCACCAAGATATCGGCCCCACATAGCGATGGCGAGGCGTGGGAGTTCAGCGGATCGGACGGTCGACACATCATCTCGGGCCCGGAAGGTGACCTGTCGACATGGGCGATGAAATGA